Part of the candidate division KSB1 bacterium genome, TTGTTCTCCCTCTCCGGGAATCCCGGGCGCACGTCCACCACCCGCGCAAGCTCCATCTCCCGCTTTTCCCTCTCCTTCTCCTGCTGCTCCATCACTCTGCTGAACAAAGCCGTGGGTGCAGGATTCACCGTGTGCGGCTTGATCTCCAGGGGATTGCTCAGGAGGTAGAGGTCGTAGCCCGCGTTGTAGAACGAGGTGAAGGCTAAGCGAGTGCCGTCCCCGCTCCAGGTCGGTTGAAAGGCGCCGGTGAGCACATCGGTGATCGCCCACTCGTCGCCGGTGGCCAGGTCTTTGAGGTAAAGATTGGCAATACCGGTGCGGTCGCTGGTGAACGCGATGTACTTGCCATCCGAGGAGTAGACCGGCGTGCGCTCCACGAAATCGGTAGTGGTCAACCTGGTGATGGCGCGGTCTTGCAAGGAGAGCTCGTAAATGTCAAAGTTCTTGTAGGCAATTTCGTGAATCTTCACATCGCCAGCCACGGTTGGGTCTACGTACGGCCCGCGGTCGCTGGCAAAGACAATCCTTGTGCCATCGGGCCTCCAGGAGGGCTCTACATCGCTGAAGCGGTCGTTGGTCAGCTTGCGGAGTTCCCCGGTCGGCAGGTCCACCACGTAGATATCGCTCTGGCCATGGTAAGTGCCGGCAAATGCGATCCGCCTGCCATCTGGGCTCCAGCTCGGGTTGAAGGCGCCATCCAAGGCAAAGCTCAGCGTACGCACGATCTTGCGCTGCTTGACGTCCACGATGTGCAACACGTCGCCTTCGCCCGCCTTGGAGCCGAAGACGATCTGCTCGCCATCCGGAGACCAGCTGATGTTCGGTCCTTTTAGCCAGTGCAACTCCTCGAGGTTGGCTGTCTTTTGTCCGCTCACCAACTTGGCCAGAATCTGTCCGTCCACGGCGCTCATTAGGTAGACGTCGAAGTAGTCAGAGCGGTCGGAGAGGAAGGCAATCTTGTCTCCCTTTGGGCTCAGGGCTGGGCTAGTGTTGACAAAGTTACGGTCCTTCTTGTGGTCGGTGAGGCGCTTGGCAATGTCCTCCGGCTCACGATGGGAGCCAATGTCCGGCCAATAAAGCTCCTTCACCCACTTCTGCCACCGTTTGGAAAGGTCCTTGACGTTGACACCAACCGCCTGCTTCACCCCACGGTCGACGCTCTTGCTCACTTTGATCTTGCCCAATAGCTCGCCGATCTTCTGCCCGCCATGGCGGTCGCTGACAAACAGCAACACCGACTGCCCACCCTTGTAGGCCAGGAACCCGCTGAGCATCTCGATCTCCGGCAGGTAGCCGTTGATGGCCGCGTCGCGCATGTACATGTCGGATTCAAAGTCCCAGCCGCGGCTCTCGTACTCGGCCAGCCCCTCCACCAGCCAGAGTGGCAGCTGCAGGCGCGTGAGCCCGGTAATGATGGACTGCACGCCACTGCCGTACACCATCTGGAGCATCACCGCGTGCGTCAGCTCGTGGTGGATGACGTGGCGAAACCTCTCCCACTCTCCATCATAGGGCACCACCACCCGGTTCTTGAAAAACTCGGTGAATCCACCCACCGACTCCTCAGGCGGCGAGAGGTCCACGTTGGTCTGGCCAAAGTCGTTGTGCGAGTTGTGCACGATGATGGTAATGCGATCGGTGAGCTCATAGCGAAAGTCCTTCTTCAGCGCGCGGTAGCTCTGTTCAGCCACCTCGGCTGCAAACTCGGCGATGCTTTGTCCCCCTTCGGTGAAGTAGATGTTGAAATGCTCCGACTGCAGGTAGTGCCACTTGAAGTTGGTGTACTGCACCTTGTTTTTGCCAAACTCTTGGCCCGTGGCAACGCTGGTGCCCAGCGTCCACAGGTAGGCAATGGCAAGAATGCGAGCAAGCTTCATGGTCCTACTCCGTGACTAAGAGGTGGCCGCCAAGCTGTGCGTCTCCTGGACAATGGGAGAAGATACATGCAAGCACCTTGCCAGCACAAGAAGGTCTGGCTGTGCAGGCTATTCGTGCTGCACTTCCGCTCTCGACGCAAAGTTTGTAGCCACCTGTGCAAAAAGTGTTTCGCCGCCCTGTTCGCGACGCCGATCCTATTGTACCAAATCCCCGCATAAGAATCAAGCGGAAATTGGCCCGCAGCAACTCCGCTCCCGCGGCCTTTCCGCGCTGGCAGCACCACTTGATGCGCGATTCAGCTCTGCAATGCCCACTGTTAAACTGGTGCCCGCGCTGTCCAGTTCCATTGCCAAGGCGCTTCATCCCGCAGCCCGGCCAGAGCGACAGCGGAAAACTCTTGACACAGAGGGTGGGGCTGCATTATATTTTACAGGGTAGACAAGGACAGGGAACGCGCAGACAAGGAGGCATGCAGGGACATGGCAAGGAGCAAGAGCAAACAGAAACGGCGTCGGATGAAGCTGCAGCAGAAAAGGAAGGCGCGGAAGAAGCGGGCCAAGGCGCTGCGGGCGGCGCAGGCGGCAGCGGCTACCGCAAGCGGCAACTGACGAGGGACAAGCTGCGAGCTGGCCGCACCGCGCCACTTTCCGGCCCGGCTGAAGGAGAAGGCACACGGGCAGCAGAGCGGCACCAACAGCATGGCCCCTGCAGTGCGGAGGGGAAGCGCTGTACCCTGTTGGCTGGGAGACAGGGGGAATTGACCCCTACGCCCGCGGGCAGTTCTTCATGTTGCACCGGTTCTCAGGATTCGTTACATTGCACTGGAGACGGATGACCCGGCAAAGGCCAACGCGGAAGCGGACGGAGCCTGCTACGGCTGGCAGCCTCCGCGGCGGGATGAATTCACCGCGGCGAAGAAAGCCGAGAAGTCCTTGACCTCACAACCTCGCTCCCCTTGACCTCTCTGCGTCCGGACCATTCCCGCGGTTCACAGGTTAGTGGAATCACACCAAAGGAGCGCACCCATGTCCGTACTGCAGCGCAGAGCCCACTTTCAGAACTGGCGTGATGAGGTGCCGAACCAGGAACTGACTAAGGAATTGGCCCAGGCACAAGACCGCGCCGGGATACGGGAGATCGCCGAGGGGCTATGCCACGACAACCCCAACGTGCAGAGCGACTGCATCAAGGTCCTCTACGAGGTCGGCTACCTCAATCCTGAGGTGATCGCCGAGTATGTCGACGACTTCTTGAACCTGCTGAAGAGCAGGAACAACCGCCTCGTTTGGGGCAGCATGATTGCCCTCTCCACCCTCGCGGGCATCAAGGCAGAAACGGTGTTTTCCCGGATAGAGGAAGAGAAGGGAGCGATGGAGAAGGGGTCGGTCATCACCGTGGACAATGGGGTGAAGACGCTTGCGGCTGTAGCCGCCAGGCACGAGGACTAGCGCAGGCAGATATTCCCGTATCTGCTGAACCATCTCCGCAGGTGCGCACCACGCCGAGAAGGTCCTTGTTACCGCCAGCAGCGAGAACAAAGGTAAGTTCATCGCCGTGTTGGCGGAGCGCTCGGCTGTGCTCAGCGGTGCGCAACCTTCCCGGGTGCGCAAGGTCATGAAAGAGGTCGAAAAGAGGTAGCGGTTTCCCCGAGTTCTGTCCACCGGCCGCCTGCTCAGTTGGGCCTTGTTTGGTCACGTGCGCTTGCTTGTTGCCCGAGTACGTGGCTCGCCGAAAAGGCCGCACCATCCCAGCGCGCTACGCACGCAAACACCCAGCTTCCCGAAACGAGGCCTTGAACGCGACCACGCCCCGCGCGCTAACATCAAGGCGGAACCGCCTTCGGTTCCGCCTTTCGCGTGGATGGATTGGGGAAGCCAACGCTTCTGTCAGCCAGGCATGGTCGGCCTCTTGGCAAGCCCCAAACCGCCAGGAAGCCCGCTCAGCCGCCAGTGCTGCTAGCCCTGCGTCGCGTTTCGCTCAGAACGGCCGCATCATGCGCGGTTGGGCGCTGGGGAAGATGCGCCCCAACACCTCCCGCAGATTGCCGCCCAAAAGGTCGGTGATCTCGCGCTCGGCCCATCCCTCCTCTTTCAGGGCGATGGTCAGTTCCAGCATGCGATCCAACTCCGCCACGCGCAACGGCTGGCCAAAGTCAGGATAGAGGGTCAAACTCTTCGGGCCGAGCTGCTCCCGCAACTCGCGGAGCTTGGCAACGGTGGCGGCCGACCCCTCCGCAGGGTCGTACGGCACGGCCAGTAGGGCGCCATTCTCCTTCAACTTCTGGCCTACTGAGTCGCTCACTGCAGCGACGCCCGCCACCACCACCGGCGCCTTGCTCGCGGCCACCACCTGGCAGATGACCGACTCCGGCAGGTTCTGGAGGATGAGCAACATCTTCTGCTCATTGGCAATGGCCACAGCCTGCTTGCCCTCCTCTGTGAGCCCGTTCCGTGTGATCCAGGTGCCGTCGCAGCCATTCAGCACAAGAAAGCGGGCGCCCAATTTCCCTGCCACCGCCAGAAATTGCAGGTCGCCATGCACCGTGCGTGCACCATCCAGGCCCACCAATGCCGCGGTCTTTTCGCGGCGCGAACTGAACATCATGGCCATGGCCCGGTCAAGCCGAGAGGGATCGCCCACCTCCTTGCTCGCCTGCTCCAAGGAGCGCACGACGTTGACCAGCTGATCAGAGGGCCTGAGCAGGGAGTCAAACGGCACGCTCACGAACTGCAGGTCGATCCACTCATCCTGCAGCGAGTCGAGCACGGCCATGCCTGGCGTGTAGGGGAGCGGGTGCAGATTGGCAACGACCGCCGATTTGTGGATGTAGCGGGGGAGCCGCTTTTCGACGATCAGCTCCCCTTCGTGGTCGGCAAGGAGCAGCGCCGTCTTGTAGACAAAGCGCGCCACCTTGCCCATCAGCTCGGCATCGATCTTTTCGGCATCATCGCTTGGATGGTGATAATTCGGGTGCGCATCGAACGGCGAGGTCATGAGCGCAAAGGCCGGCACGCCGCGCGTGATGAACGGCGTGTGGTCGCTGCCGCCCGGGCCGCCGCGGCTGGCTTCGATGAACTCCAGCTCTTCTGGCGTGAGGTTTTCCCTGATCAGCCCCCACAGCTCAGGCGCATAGTAGATGCCGGGAAAGCCCAGCTTCTTGCCCAAGCCCACCATGTCCATGTTCAAGTTGGCGACGGTCTTTTCGATGGGAAAGCGGGGGTGCTCGGCGTAGTAGCGGGAACCCAGCAGGCCGCGTTCCTCTCCGCCCCAGCAAGCGAAGACGATGCTCCTGCGCGGCTGCACCCCGTTGCGCGCCATCACGCGCGCCACCTCCAGCACGGTCGCCGCGCCAGAGGCATTGTCGTCGGCGCCGTTGTAGACCTCCCCGTACTGCACGCCGACATGGTCTAAGTGGCCGCCCAGAACAATAGCCTCCTCACGCAATTGCGGGTCGCTGCCTGGGAGCACGGCGATCACGTTTTTCCCCTTGCGGTTGGGGTCAAACACCACCTTCACGGAAAGCTCGGCTTTCTTGCCGGTTGTGTGCGACATGGGCTTGAGTTCTTTGTCCAATTTCTCCTGCTCAGCGCGCATCCGACGGTCAAACTGGCGCTTCGCCTCTTTGTCGCCGATCAAAAGGAACTGCGCGACTCTGTCGCTGACGGCGAAGGCCAGGAAGCCGGGTTTGTAGTTGCCGGGACGGAGTCGCCAGCGCCAGGCGCTGCGATCTTCCTGGCGGAAATGGGCGCACATGAGCATGCCCACGGCCCCATGCTGCACCGCCATGGCCGCCTTGGCGCTGTCGCTTGCCAACGCTCCCCACTTGGCCTCCTGGTCGCCCGGGCAGCCATGCATGAGCAAGACCACTTTGCCGCGCGTGTTCACCCCCGCATATTCGTCCAGGCCCTTCTCCGGGGCACTGATCCCGTAGCCCACAAAGACGACCTCGGCGCCGACTTTGCCTCCCCCTGAATAGGCCATCACGCGAAAGTCCTCCTCCTGGAACGAAAAAGGCCGCCCAGCTACTCTCAGCGTCGGCACTTCGATGTCGGCTTGATAGAACTCAAACGGAAACTCCTGGAAATAGGTGCCGTTGTCGCCGCCCGGTTGCAGGCCCCATTCGCGAAAATGCGCCGCCACCCAGGCTGCCGCCTTCGCAAAACCCGGCGTGCCAGTATCCCTCCCTTGCAGGGCGTCGCTGGCTAAATAGGTCACGTACGACTTGGCGGTCTCCCCGTTGGGGAGCTCCTGCGCCACCAGCGGCAAGGCCACCAGCGCGATGACCACCAGGATCAACGTCGCCTTTGCTGCATGCGTGCGCTTCATCTGTTCGTCTCCCATTCGCTTAGTCCTTCTGGTACACGACCTTTCCGCCGACAATGGTGAGCACCACCTCAGTGGTGAGCATCTCTTCAGGAGGAATCGACAGCAAGTCCTTTGACAAAATCACAATGTCCGCATACTTGCCAGGCTCGATGGACCCCTTCACCTCTTCTTGGAACTCGGCAATGGCCGCGCCGAGCGTGTAGAGGTAGATGGCCTCCTCGATGGTCAAACGCTGGTCCGGGAACCATCCGCCTGGGGGCTCGTGCGTGTCGATGCTTTGCCTGGTGACTGCAGAGTAGAGGCCGCGCATAGGGTCGAGGGGCTCCACGGGCCAGTCGGTGCCGAAGCAGATCTTGCCACCGGCGTCGAGGATGCGCCGCCAAGCATATGCGCCTTTGCACCGCTCGTGGCCGATGCGTTGTTCAGCCCAGCGCATGTCCGAGGTGCAGTGGGTGGGCTGCATGGAGGCAATGACCCCCAGCTCGGCCAGGCGTGGGATGTCCACCAGCCTGAGCACCTGCGCGTGTTCTAAGCGGTGCCGGCTGTCGCGGACACCAAAGCGCCGCTGCGCCTCCTCAAAGGCGTTGAGGGCCATCCAGTTGGCGCGCGAGCCGATGCAGTGCAGCCCTACCTGAAAGCCGAGGCTGTCGGCGGTGCACACCATGGCGGTGAGCTTCTCCTGGTCAATCTGCGGGATACCCACATTGCCCGGTTCGTCCTCGTAGCCCTCAAAGAAGTAGGCGGTACGGGAGCCCAGAGTGCCGTCGACAAAGCCCTTGAGCAGGCCAAGGCGGAGGCAGCGCCCGTCACAGAAGCGCTGGTTTTCTCGATGAACCTTTTGGAGCAGAGTGGGCTGCGCGGCAAGGCCAAAGTCCAACCACTCGGTAACCCGGACGGTCAGCTCGCCGCGGTCCAGAAACTGCCTGTACAAGCGTACTGACGAGACACCTGAATTGTCCTGGACGGAGGTAACACCCAGCCTGCGGGCCTC contains:
- a CDS encoding amidohydrolase, which produces MKTRRFVLLAVLLGLLASGCGRSADLIIINGKVWTVNAQQPLAEAVAVQDDKIVALGSNADILARRGSRTTVIDAEGRLVMPGFNDAHLHFRSGGAALLQVVLDGCRTPEEVQQRVAAKVAELGPGQWVTGRGWDHTLFNKGTWPHKGLLDKVSPDNPVYLTRVDGHVGWANSLALARAGITRETPDPPGGQIVRDPLTGEPTGILKEAASSLVARVVPPPTAEQEREAVRKALAEARRLGVTSVQDNSGVSSVRLYRQFLDRGELTVRVTEWLDFGLAAQPTLLQKVHRENQRFCDGRCLRLGLLKGFVDGTLGSRTAYFFEGYEDEPGNVGIPQIDQEKLTAMVCTADSLGFQVGLHCIGSRANWMALNAFEEAQRRFGVRDSRHRLEHAQVLRLVDIPRLAELGVIASMQPTHCTSDMRWAEQRIGHERCKGAYAWRRILDAGGKICFGTDWPVEPLDPMRGLYSAVTRQSIDTHEPPGGWFPDQRLTIEEAIYLYTLGAAIAEFQEEVKGSIEPGKYADIVILSKDLLSIPPEEMLTTEVVLTIVGGKVVYQKD
- a CDS encoding M20/M25/M40 family metallo-hydrolase, translated to MKRTHAAKATLILVVIALVALPLVAQELPNGETAKSYVTYLASDALQGRDTGTPGFAKAAAWVAAHFREWGLQPGGDNGTYFQEFPFEFYQADIEVPTLRVAGRPFSFQEEDFRVMAYSGGGKVGAEVVFVGYGISAPEKGLDEYAGVNTRGKVVLLMHGCPGDQEAKWGALASDSAKAAMAVQHGAVGMLMCAHFRQEDRSAWRWRLRPGNYKPGFLAFAVSDRVAQFLLIGDKEAKRQFDRRMRAEQEKLDKELKPMSHTTGKKAELSVKVVFDPNRKGKNVIAVLPGSDPQLREEAIVLGGHLDHVGVQYGEVYNGADDNASGAATVLEVARVMARNGVQPRRSIVFACWGGEERGLLGSRYYAEHPRFPIEKTVANLNMDMVGLGKKLGFPGIYYAPELWGLIRENLTPEELEFIEASRGGPGGSDHTPFITRGVPAFALMTSPFDAHPNYHHPSDDAEKIDAELMGKVARFVYKTALLLADHEGELIVEKRLPRYIHKSAVVANLHPLPYTPGMAVLDSLQDEWIDLQFVSVPFDSLLRPSDQLVNVVRSLEQASKEVGDPSRLDRAMAMMFSSRREKTAALVGLDGARTVHGDLQFLAVAGKLGARFLVLNGCDGTWITRNGLTEEGKQAVAIANEQKMLLILQNLPESVICQVVAASKAPVVVAGVAAVSDSVGQKLKENGALLAVPYDPAEGSAATVAKLRELREQLGPKSLTLYPDFGQPLRVAELDRMLELTIALKEEGWAEREITDLLGGNLREVLGRIFPSAQPRMMRPF
- a CDS encoding BamA/TamA family outer membrane protein, with product MKLARILAIAYLWTLGTSVATGQEFGKNKVQYTNFKWHYLQSEHFNIYFTEGGQSIAEFAAEVAEQSYRALKKDFRYELTDRITIIVHNSHNDFGQTNVDLSPPEESVGGFTEFFKNRVVVPYDGEWERFRHVIHHELTHAVMLQMVYGSGVQSIITGLTRLQLPLWLVEGLAEYESRGWDFESDMYMRDAAINGYLPEIEMLSGFLAYKGGQSVLLFVSDRHGGQKIGELLGKIKVSKSVDRGVKQAVGVNVKDLSKRWQKWVKELYWPDIGSHREPEDIAKRLTDHKKDRNFVNTSPALSPKGDKIAFLSDRSDYFDVYLMSAVDGQILAKLVSGQKTANLEELHWLKGPNISWSPDGEQIVFGSKAGEGDVLHIVDVKQRKIVRTLSFALDGAFNPSWSPDGRRIAFAGTYHGQSDIYVVDLPTGELRKLTNDRFSDVEPSWRPDGTRIVFASDRGPYVDPTVAGDVKIHEIAYKNFDIYELSLQDRAITRLTTTDFVERTPVYSSDGKYIAFTSDRTGIANLYLKDLATGDEWAITDVLTGAFQPTWSGDGTRLAFTSFYNAGYDLYLLSNPLEIKPHTVNPAPTALFSRVMEQQEKEREKREMELARVVDVRPGFPERENKYRNFVFDERFADGQIEFEPEVKKVALDSAEIRTESGAFRVHDYVVKFSPDIIYGTAEYSQYFGVQGTTQLALSDVLGNHRINIYTNLFYDFRNSDYMVTYFYLPRRLDIGVGGYHNAYFFFSYNLGLIRDRNYGLSAYFSLPLSRFRRIDFSAGFMGIDRDYLDFSEEDQKFLEDIGYLPPTRRRFVLLGSSWVDDTSLWGMTGPVNGRRSAIGLMASPGLFEERGAEFVTARLDWRRYYKIGKEYNFVLRAAGGASFGKQPQQFFVGGVENWINREFAGGYVRVNNIEEIYFASFEMPFRGGSYYELAGNWFVLTNFEFRFPLIRYFLMGWPLPIGFQDIRGALFADIAGAQYRDEPFKAFARAPNGFYKLEDLRMAFGFGMRANIGFLVLQFDVGWPTDLYATASKPRYYWSLGAEF